A DNA window from Rossellomorea marisflavi contains the following coding sequences:
- the galE gene encoding UDP-glucose 4-epimerase GalE, which translates to MSILVLGGAGYVGSHAVKALVERGYDTAVVDNLVTGHREAVNEKARFYEGDIRDQSFLTSVFHREDVEAVIHFAASSLVGESVTEPLKYWDNNVSGTRVVLDVMKEAGVKHIVFSSTAATYGEPERVPITEDMPERPTNPYGETKLAMEKLMRWCDEAYGIRYVSLRYFNVAGAGGSIGEDHDPETHLIPLVLKTALGQRESISIFGNDYDTPDGTCIRDYVHVEDLIDAHLLAIRYLEEGNGSGIFNLGSSQGFSVKDIIETSRQVTGRQIQEKVAPRRKGDPARLIASSDKARSVLGWTPSRTTIERIISDAWEWHKGHPRGYNDQKGADLS; encoded by the coding sequence ATGAGCATCTTGGTACTGGGAGGAGCTGGATACGTCGGGTCCCATGCCGTCAAGGCTTTGGTGGAAAGAGGATATGACACGGCAGTCGTAGATAACCTCGTAACAGGTCATCGAGAGGCGGTAAACGAGAAAGCGAGATTCTATGAGGGGGATATAAGGGATCAGTCATTTTTGACATCGGTATTCCATCGGGAAGACGTGGAAGCGGTCATTCATTTTGCCGCCTCTTCCCTGGTTGGGGAATCCGTGACGGAGCCGCTTAAATACTGGGATAATAACGTCTCGGGTACCCGTGTGGTCCTGGATGTGATGAAGGAGGCGGGCGTGAAGCATATCGTGTTCTCGTCGACGGCTGCGACGTATGGAGAGCCGGAGCGTGTCCCGATTACAGAGGATATGCCGGAGCGACCGACGAATCCGTATGGCGAAACGAAGCTCGCCATGGAAAAACTCATGCGCTGGTGTGATGAGGCATACGGGATCCGCTATGTATCCCTGCGCTACTTCAATGTGGCGGGAGCCGGTGGTTCGATCGGGGAGGATCATGATCCCGAAACGCATCTGATCCCGCTGGTACTGAAGACGGCACTGGGGCAGCGGGAGAGCATCTCGATTTTCGGGAACGATTATGACACTCCAGATGGAACATGTATCAGGGACTACGTTCATGTAGAAGATCTCATTGATGCCCATCTTCTTGCGATCCGCTACCTCGAAGAAGGCAACGGGAGTGGGATCTTCAACCTCGGGAGCAGCCAGGGGTTTTCCGTCAAGGACATCATTGAAACGTCACGGCAGGTGACGGGGAGGCAGATCCAGGAGAAGGTTGCTCCGCGAAGGAAGGGCGATCCTGCAAGGCTGATCGCTTCTTCTGACAAAGCACGGTCTGTCCTTGGATGGACTCCTTCCAGGACGACCATCGAACGGATCATCTCAGACGCGTGGGAATGGCATAAGGGCCATCCCCGTGGATATAACGATCAGAAAGGTGCTGATCTTTCATGA
- the galT gene encoding UDP-glucose--hexose-1-phosphate uridylyltransferase, with amino-acid sequence MTINRLLHSLVGKGFLAGLIREEDMVYVRNRLLAVLDRDSYVEEGGVDAEMDIPDLLSALAAEALDQGVIEPGGEEVLMAELMDCFMPKPSEVNAQFRTLYREDPIRATDYFYKLSRLSNYIQTKRIAQNVHYKVDSLYGELDITINLSKPEKDPAQIARERLLPKHDHRYPACLLCVENEGYKGRLDHPGRAHHRMIRLGLGGEDWMLQYSPYVYYDEHCIILSEEHRPMEINRDGFGRLLDFVKQFPHYFAGSNADLPIVGGSILSHDHYQGGRYEFAMARAEEEATYPLTSHPSVRAAIVKWPMSVVRLSADEAGPLLDAADDILQGWRAYSDPSVGIFASTDGEPHNTITPIARKRDGRYELDLVLRNNRKSDEHPSGIFHPHEDVHHIKKENIGLIEVMGLAVLPARLKTELSLVEDALHGNVEKAPAHHREWVREIRERRGEEITEDTSASIVKEELGKKFSRVLEDAGVFKWTEEGMQAFRRFMAQFE; translated from the coding sequence ATGACGATCAATCGCCTGCTCCATTCCCTCGTTGGTAAGGGGTTTTTAGCGGGACTCATAAGGGAAGAAGATATGGTATACGTCAGGAACCGGCTCCTCGCCGTCCTTGACCGGGATTCCTATGTAGAAGAAGGCGGAGTGGATGCGGAAATGGACATCCCCGATCTGCTTTCCGCCCTTGCGGCGGAAGCCCTGGATCAAGGGGTCATCGAGCCGGGAGGGGAAGAGGTGTTGATGGCTGAGCTGATGGACTGCTTCATGCCGAAGCCGTCCGAAGTGAATGCCCAATTCCGCACCCTCTACAGGGAAGATCCTATCCGGGCGACGGACTATTTCTATAAGTTGAGCCGCCTGAGCAATTACATCCAGACGAAACGCATTGCCCAAAATGTCCATTACAAGGTAGATAGTCTGTATGGTGAACTCGACATCACCATCAATCTGTCGAAGCCGGAGAAAGATCCTGCCCAGATCGCGAGGGAACGGCTGTTGCCGAAGCACGATCACCGTTATCCCGCGTGCCTCCTCTGTGTAGAAAACGAAGGATATAAAGGCAGGTTGGATCATCCCGGGAGAGCCCATCACCGCATGATCAGACTCGGTCTCGGCGGGGAGGACTGGATGCTTCAGTATTCGCCGTATGTGTATTATGACGAGCATTGCATCATCCTCTCAGAGGAGCATCGACCGATGGAAATCAACCGCGATGGCTTTGGGAGGCTCCTGGATTTCGTGAAGCAATTCCCGCATTATTTTGCCGGTTCCAATGCCGACTTGCCGATTGTGGGAGGTTCGATCCTTTCCCACGACCATTATCAGGGTGGACGTTACGAATTTGCCATGGCAAGAGCGGAGGAAGAGGCGACGTATCCTCTTACGTCCCATCCGTCCGTCCGTGCCGCCATCGTAAAGTGGCCGATGTCGGTCGTGAGGCTGAGCGCAGATGAAGCGGGACCGCTCCTCGATGCCGCAGATGATATCCTGCAGGGATGGAGGGCCTATAGTGATCCTTCCGTAGGTATCTTCGCATCCACAGATGGAGAACCCCATAATACCATCACCCCCATTGCCAGGAAGCGGGATGGGCGATATGAGCTTGATCTCGTCCTCCGCAACAATCGGAAAAGTGATGAGCATCCCTCAGGCATCTTTCATCCCCATGAAGATGTCCATCATATCAAAAAAGAAAACATTGGCCTGATCGAGGTGATGGGGCTGGCCGTCCTCCCGGCACGTCTGAAAACAGAGCTCTCACTGGTGGAGGATGCCCTTCATGGAAATGTGGAAAAGGCTCCTGCCCATCACCGGGAATGGGTAAGGGAGATCCGGGAAAGGCGTGGTGAAGAGATTACTGAAGACACTTCAGCGTCGATCGTCAAGGAAGAACTGGGGAAAAAGTTCTCCAGGGTGCTGGAGGATGCGGGGGTATTTAAGTGGACAGAAGAAGGGATGCAAGCATTCCGGCGGTTCATGGCTCAATTTGAATAA
- a CDS encoding galactokinase, with translation MRVELLNDFQRVFGSAADRVFFAPGRVNLIGEHTDYNGGHVFPCAISLGTYVAAKKRKDRLVRVHSLNFSEAGIITFSVDDLNYDKSDGWANYPKGMMASLIQDGHRLETGIDLLFYGNLPNGAGLSSSASIELVTGVALQELFHLDVDRIRLVQLGMKTENDFIGVNSGIMDQFAIGMGREGYGILLDVQSLEHEYAPLPFEGHSLIILNTNKRRELASSKYNERRQECEEALSYLRRVVGIETLGDLSLGEFEKYEHAIPDAVLKKRARHAVSENVRTVKAFHLLNQHRLAEFGQLMNQSHVSLKEDYDVTGRELDVLVEAAWRQTGVLGARMTGAGFGGCAIALVENDHVQAFVRSVGDEYKRVIGYEASFFTAESADGAKEWKGRVIV, from the coding sequence ATCAGGGTGGAATTACTGAACGATTTTCAACGGGTGTTTGGGTCGGCGGCAGACCGGGTGTTCTTTGCTCCGGGCCGGGTCAATTTGATAGGCGAGCACACTGATTATAACGGAGGCCATGTGTTTCCCTGTGCCATCAGTCTCGGCACATATGTGGCAGCGAAGAAACGGAAAGACCGGCTGGTCAGGGTACATTCCCTGAACTTTTCCGAAGCGGGGATCATCACGTTCTCTGTTGATGACCTGAACTATGATAAAAGCGATGGATGGGCCAACTATCCAAAAGGGATGATGGCTTCCCTTATACAGGATGGGCATCGGTTGGAAACGGGTATCGATCTCTTATTCTACGGAAATCTTCCCAACGGAGCGGGATTGTCTTCTTCAGCATCCATTGAGCTTGTGACGGGGGTGGCTTTACAGGAGTTGTTTCACCTCGATGTGGATCGGATCCGATTGGTGCAGCTGGGCATGAAGACGGAGAACGACTTTATCGGTGTGAACAGTGGGATCATGGATCAGTTTGCCATCGGCATGGGAAGGGAAGGCTATGGGATCCTTCTGGATGTCCAGTCCCTTGAACATGAATATGCTCCGTTACCCTTTGAAGGGCACAGCCTTATCATCTTGAATACGAATAAGCGCCGAGAGCTCGCTTCTTCCAAGTACAATGAGCGCCGGCAGGAGTGTGAGGAGGCACTGTCTTATCTGCGACGGGTTGTCGGGATCGAGACCCTCGGGGATTTGAGCCTTGGTGAGTTCGAGAAGTACGAGCATGCCATCCCGGATGCCGTCCTGAAAAAAAGGGCCCGGCATGCGGTATCAGAGAATGTCCGCACGGTGAAGGCGTTCCATCTGTTGAATCAGCATCGATTAGCTGAATTCGGGCAGCTCATGAATCAATCCCATGTCTCCCTGAAAGAAGACTACGATGTGACGGGACGTGAACTGGATGTCCTTGTGGAGGCGGCATGGAGACAAACCGGTGTACTCGGGGCGAGGATGACGGGTGCAGGGTTCGGAGGATGTGCCATTGCCCTCGTGGAGAATGATCATGTTCAGGCGTTTGTCCGGTCGGTAGGGGATGAATATAAGAGAGTGATAGGATATGAGGCATCATTTTTTACAGCAGAAAGCGCAGATGGCGCCAAAGAATGGAAAGGGAGGGTGATCGTATGA
- a CDS encoding aldose epimerase family protein yields MMKNEIGEHNGEAVFEYTLENAAGMKVSILTYGGIISSIMMPDHEGNRANVVLSYDSLEGYRRDEYCIGAMIGRVAGRLSAARYSYEGNEFLLDRNEGENHLHGGWNGLNQKVWSEKEVTENSVTLEVACEDGEGGYPGNVMIQVTYTLSDKDELTLSYLAIPDQDTPINLTNHSYFNLSGDPRSDSTDHELRLKSKRFLELDDEQLPTGNILPLSQGGFRFEGPFSENRPDIDHPFLLDEHFSEEISLHHPASGRKVVIETDQPVVIVYTGTDLEGAQLAGGDGSRHPGIALEAQGYPDAPNHSDFPTIMVRAGGEYRARTRYRFMLQD; encoded by the coding sequence ATGATGAAAAATGAAATAGGCGAACACAACGGAGAAGCGGTATTTGAATACACGCTGGAAAATGCCGCGGGCATGAAGGTATCCATCCTGACCTATGGCGGCATCATCTCCTCGATCATGATGCCGGACCATGAAGGGAATCGTGCAAATGTCGTGCTCTCCTACGATTCCCTTGAAGGGTACCGCAGGGATGAGTATTGTATCGGGGCGATGATCGGCCGGGTGGCCGGTCGCCTATCCGCAGCCCGATATTCGTATGAGGGCAACGAATTCCTGCTTGATCGCAATGAAGGGGAAAATCATTTACACGGAGGATGGAACGGACTCAATCAAAAGGTGTGGTCGGAGAAAGAAGTGACGGAAAATTCTGTGACGTTGGAGGTCGCATGTGAAGACGGGGAAGGCGGTTACCCCGGAAACGTCATGATCCAGGTCACGTATACCCTTTCCGACAAGGATGAACTCACCCTTTCTTATTTGGCCATCCCGGATCAAGATACCCCGATCAATCTGACAAATCACAGCTATTTCAACCTGAGCGGCGATCCCCGCTCCGATAGTACCGATCACGAGCTTCGGTTGAAATCCAAGAGGTTTTTGGAGCTTGACGATGAGCAGCTTCCCACCGGGAATATCCTTCCCCTGTCACAAGGAGGCTTCCGGTTTGAAGGGCCGTTTTCGGAAAACAGACCCGACATCGATCATCCCTTCCTGCTTGATGAGCACTTCAGTGAAGAAATCTCTTTGCATCATCCCGCTTCTGGGAGGAAAGTGGTCATTGAAACGGATCAGCCTGTCGTCATTGTCTATACGGGTACCGATCTGGAGGGGGCTCAGCTTGCTGGTGGAGATGGTAGCCGTCATCCCGGGATTGCTCTTGAGGCCCAAGGCTATCCTGATGCCCCGAACCATTCCGATTTCCCGACTATCATGGTCAGAGCGGGCGGAGAGTACCGGGCAAGGACCAGGTATCGATTTATGCTTCAGGATTGA
- a CDS encoding Glu/Leu/Phe/Val family dehydrogenase — protein sequence MISQTRKIVQKSLDALLEDESFLPGVKGESRKKAFSSLTSILSTPNHIHKSFLRIALEDGRVERIPAFRVQHNNALGPYKGGIRFHESVNEEEVENLASLMTLKNALHDVPFGGGKGGILLDPRDYSEKELHLISKKYVQYFSDILGPDKDIPAPDMGSGEREMDWMMAEYKSIRPGHPYRGSFTGKSVVNGGSLGRREATGKGVFFSLKYLLHDFMKDKKSFLTKNDGLFAKNLLKHEDRPLKVAVQGFGNVGSVAALEAHQSTHLSIKVVAVSDRNVMLYNEDGLDIPGLIEYAQKNRGDLPDTEVALEEAEVKAEVHDRDDVLYLELDALILAALEDQIHKDNVEKVKANIIVEGANAPIESEADASLNDRGVIVIPDILANAGGVIVSYFEWLQGRETQFYSEEEVFKMLYEKMTHTFDTVLPMFFGDPFSLRQNCYIHSVMKLSTVLYRQGKLY from the coding sequence GTGATCAGTCAAACAAGGAAGATCGTTCAAAAATCATTGGATGCACTGCTTGAAGATGAATCATTTTTACCCGGGGTGAAGGGTGAATCGAGGAAGAAGGCATTCAGCTCCCTCACCTCGATCCTGTCGACCCCCAATCATATACATAAGTCCTTCCTGAGGATCGCCCTCGAGGACGGCCGTGTCGAAAGGATCCCTGCATTCCGCGTGCAGCATAACAATGCCCTCGGTCCTTATAAGGGAGGGATCCGCTTCCATGAATCCGTCAATGAAGAGGAAGTGGAGAATCTCGCTTCCCTCATGACCCTGAAGAATGCCCTTCATGACGTGCCGTTCGGAGGAGGGAAAGGGGGCATCCTCCTTGATCCGAGGGACTACTCCGAGAAGGAGCTTCATCTGATCTCAAAGAAATATGTCCAATACTTCAGTGATATCCTCGGTCCCGACAAAGACATCCCGGCGCCCGACATGGGATCCGGGGAGCGGGAGATGGACTGGATGATGGCAGAATACAAAAGCATCCGCCCCGGGCACCCATACAGGGGGAGCTTCACGGGCAAAAGCGTCGTGAACGGGGGCTCCCTCGGCAGGAGGGAAGCAACCGGGAAAGGGGTATTCTTTTCCTTGAAGTATCTTCTCCATGACTTCATGAAGGATAAGAAAAGCTTCCTGACGAAAAACGATGGCCTATTCGCCAAAAATCTGTTGAAACATGAAGACCGCCCCTTGAAGGTGGCCGTCCAGGGATTCGGGAATGTGGGATCGGTCGCGGCCCTCGAAGCGCATCAGTCCACCCACCTGTCCATCAAGGTCGTGGCCGTCAGCGACCGGAATGTAATGCTATACAATGAAGACGGACTCGACATACCGGGTCTCATCGAATACGCCCAGAAGAACCGCGGCGATCTGCCTGATACAGAGGTGGCCCTGGAGGAAGCAGAGGTCAAAGCCGAGGTCCACGACCGAGACGACGTGCTCTATCTCGAGTTGGATGCGCTGATCCTGGCCGCGCTGGAAGACCAGATCCATAAGGATAATGTGGAAAAAGTGAAGGCGAATATCATCGTTGAAGGAGCGAATGCCCCGATTGAGTCGGAGGCCGACGCTTCTCTCAATGACCGCGGTGTCATTGTCATCCCGGATATCTTGGCGAATGCCGGCGGGGTGATCGTGTCGTACTTCGAGTGGCTGCAGGGCAGGGAGACGCAGTTTTACTCGGAGGAAGAAGTGTTCAAGATGCTGTATGAAAAGATGACGCATACGTTCGATACGGTGCTTCCGATGTTCTTCGGCGACCCGTTCTCCCTGCGGCAGAATTGCTATATTCATTCCGTCATGAAGCTGTCCACCGTGCTGTATCGGCAGGGGAAGCTGTACTGA
- a CDS encoding AbgT family transporter, which produces MESVRKTNQEMNRTKKNWFGKMLDVVEKTGNKLPDPVTLFILFAFIVIIVSYIGSAAGWRAIHPSTGEKVTVVSLLSAEGLQRMMTNMVKNFADFPPLGVVLVTMIGVGVAEGVGLISALLKKVVYSTSPKLITISIVFSGILANIAGDAGFIVLPPIAAMVFASVGRHPIAGMVAAYASVAGGFSANLIVNMLDALLAGFTESSAQIIDKDFVANPAMNWYFLMASCVIIIPVAVWVTERIVEPRLPAYTGPQMKMDKLSALESRGLKWAGVTTLLFLALVAWTIVPENGALRGENGSIIISPFMNSLVPLIMGLFLLPAVVYGFITKELRNDKDVAQAMATSMGTMGMYIVLAFFSAQFITYFNWSNLGVILAIKGAGVLEGLGLEGLPLILGFIAITAFLNLFIGSASAKWAILGPVFVPMFMILGFDPAMTQLAYRIGDSITNPITPMFAYFAILLALAKKYDKNLGLGSLISVMLPYTIFFAISWALFFVLWYYLGLPLGPGSGIFLK; this is translated from the coding sequence CTTCCCGATCCCGTCACCTTATTCATCCTCTTCGCCTTCATTGTCATTATCGTATCCTACATAGGCTCTGCAGCGGGCTGGAGAGCAATCCATCCGTCCACGGGTGAAAAAGTCACCGTGGTCAGCCTCCTTTCGGCAGAAGGATTGCAGCGGATGATGACCAATATGGTCAAAAACTTTGCCGATTTCCCGCCACTCGGGGTGGTACTAGTTACCATGATCGGTGTCGGTGTCGCAGAAGGAGTCGGGCTCATTTCAGCGCTCTTGAAAAAGGTTGTCTACTCCACGTCACCTAAACTGATCACCATCAGTATCGTCTTCTCGGGAATCCTGGCCAATATCGCCGGGGACGCCGGATTCATCGTGCTTCCTCCGATCGCTGCCATGGTGTTTGCAAGCGTCGGGCGGCACCCGATCGCCGGAATGGTGGCTGCGTACGCTTCGGTCGCGGGCGGTTTCAGTGCCAATCTCATCGTCAACATGCTTGATGCCCTTTTGGCCGGCTTCACTGAGTCATCGGCTCAAATCATCGACAAGGATTTCGTCGCAAATCCGGCCATGAACTGGTACTTCCTCATGGCATCCTGCGTCATCATCATTCCCGTTGCCGTATGGGTGACTGAAAGAATCGTCGAACCGCGTCTGCCTGCCTATACGGGACCGCAGATGAAAATGGACAAGCTGTCGGCCCTCGAGTCCAGGGGATTGAAGTGGGCAGGAGTCACAACGCTTCTGTTCCTCGCACTCGTCGCCTGGACGATCGTGCCGGAAAACGGTGCCCTTAGGGGAGAGAATGGTTCCATCATCATCTCCCCGTTCATGAACTCCCTTGTACCGCTGATAATGGGATTGTTCCTCCTCCCGGCAGTGGTCTACGGCTTCATCACGAAAGAGCTGCGCAACGATAAGGATGTGGCACAGGCGATGGCCACCTCCATGGGGACAATGGGGATGTATATCGTCCTCGCCTTCTTCTCGGCACAGTTCATTACCTATTTCAACTGGAGCAACCTGGGTGTCATCCTTGCCATCAAAGGAGCGGGCGTCCTCGAGGGCCTTGGACTTGAAGGGCTGCCCCTCATCCTTGGATTCATCGCCATCACGGCCTTCCTCAATCTTTTCATCGGAAGCGCTTCGGCGAAATGGGCCATCCTCGGACCTGTATTCGTCCCGATGTTCATGATCCTCGGCTTTGACCCGGCCATGACGCAGCTCGCCTACCGGATCGGCGATTCCATCACGAACCCGATCACACCGATGTTCGCCTACTTTGCCATCCTGCTCGCCTTGGCGAAGAAATACGATAAGAACCTCGGACTCGGCTCACTCATATCGGTGATGCTTCCGTATACGATCTTCTTCGCCATCTCATGGGCCTTGTTCTTTGTCCTATGGTATTATCTCGGATTACCTCTTGGACCTGGATCAGGGATATTCTTGAAATGA